One Prunus dulcis chromosome 8, ALMONDv2, whole genome shotgun sequence DNA window includes the following coding sequences:
- the LOC117638562 gene encoding chaperone protein dnaJ 11, chloroplastic-like, which yields MAAVSSTSTLYEVLGLTMGASGHEIKAAYRSLARSCHPDVVAMNQKQTSANEFMKIRAAYAILSDPDKRANYDRDLYMCPQPFRSSSYSSASMAAAASAMAGSSRRTYRNWETDQCW from the coding sequence ATGGCTGCAGTCAGCTCAACTTCCACACTGTACGAGGTTCTTGGGCTCACAATGGGTGCAAGTGGGCATGAGATCAAGGCAGCCTACAGGAGCCTAGCCAGAAGCTGCCACCCAGATGTTGTGGCCATGAACCAAAAACAGACGTCCGCTAATGAGTTCATGAAAATCCGTGCAGCTTATGCAATCCTATCAGACCCTGATAAAAGAGCAAACTATGATAGGGATCTCTACATGTGTCCACAGCCTTTTCGCTCTTCTTCCTATTCGTCTGCGAGCATGGCGGCAGCCGCCTCAGCAATGGCGGGGTCTTCGAGACGGACTTACCGGAATTGGGAGACCGATCAGTGTTGGTAG
- the LOC117612162 gene encoding U6 small nuclear RNA (adenine-(43)-N(6))-methyltransferase, protein MKNSELDKLDEQVEKLDEQVKEFNDAILRGDDDSDSDIEGHKLMVGLFSSWAKSHRAKCEMLTNKNKKKKRKRREERPTTHPRNKYSENPPDFAHLASLYPSFKPFVFFSRDGRPRIDWTDFNATRELTRVLLLHDHRLNWWIPDGQLCPTVPNRSNYIHWIEDLLSSDIIVKPTSNGGDKMRGFDIGIGANCIYPLLGASLLGWSFVGSDVTDVALEWAEKNVRDNPHISELIEIRKVENGKETLPLEGSHNEMLVSTSSKIDLTENMGRETALSPSSSSNSSNLNPNANKRYCGPPILLGVVREGEEFDFCMCNPPFFETMEEAGLNPKTSCGGTPMEMICPGGEKAFITRIIEDSVTLKHTFRWYTSMVGRKFNLKILTSKLWEVGATMVKTTEFVQGQTCRWGLAWSFLPPAKKIASSHVAVKNNLSFMLEGLDRKFSAINVLQSVESFFCSSGALCNLNTSSFTVDVTTTKDHLDAVLKSESQHCGRVASCEDVQEATISSSCLNLPPNNLSFRVSVFQQIPGTLLVKGSLQQRESQVSGSFSSIFQRLEEDLKQKFCRRK, encoded by the exons ATGAAAAACAGTGAACTGGATAAGCTGGACGAACAGGTGGAAAAGCTGGATGAACAAGTGAAGGAGTTCAATGATGCCATTTTGCGTGGGGATGATGATAGCGACTCAGACATAGAAGGCCATAAATTGATGGTTGGCTTATTTAGCTCATGGGCTAAGTCTCACAGAGCCAAATGTGAAATGCTGACGAAcaagaataagaagaagaagaggaagagaagggaGGAACGACCCACGACCCACCCGAGAAACAAATACTCCGAGAACCCACCCGACTTCGCTCACTTGGCTTCTCTCTACCCCTCTTTCAAGCCCTTCGTCTTCTTTTCCCGAGATGGTCGACCCAGAATCGACTGGACCGACTTCAACGCCACCCGGGAACTCACCCGGGTCCTGCTCCTCCACGACCACCGCCTCAATTG GTGGATTCCTGATGGGCAGCTATGCCCTACAGTGCCCAATAGATCGAATTACATTCATTGGATTGAAGATCTTCTCTCGTCTGACATCATTGTGAAGCCTACAAGCAATGGTGGTGATAAAATGAGGGGCTTTGATATCGGAATTGGAGCAAACTGCATATATCCACTTCTTGGTGCATCTCTTCTGGGGTGGAGTTTTGTTGGGTCAG ATGTGACTGATGTAGCACTCGAATGGGCAGAGAAAAATGTTAGAGATAATCCACATATCTCGGAACTAATTGAAATTAGAAAGGTTGAAAATGGCAAAGAGACCCTTCCACTTGAAGGATCACACAATGAGATGCTGGTTAGTACTTCAAGCAAAATAGATTTGACTGAAAATATGGGAAGGGAAACAGCTCTTTCACCTTCCTCTTCATCCAATTCCTCCAATCTGAATCCTAATGCAAATAAGAGGTATTGCGGGCCACCTATTCTTCTCGGTGTGGTTAGGGAGGGTGAGGAGTTTGACTTCTGCATGTGTAACCCTCCATTTTTTGAGACCATGGAGGAAGCAGGACTAAATCCAAAAACTTCATGTGGTGGGACCCCAATGGAGATGATTTGTCCTGGTGGAGAAAAGGCTTTCATCACTCGCATTATTGAAGATAGTGTCACGTTGAAGCATACTTTTCg GTGGTACACATCAATGGTTGGGAGGAAATTCAACCTCAAAATCCTAACATCAAAGCTTTGGGAAGTTGGAGCTACCATGGTAAAGACAACTGAATTTGTTCAAGGCCAAACATGTCGATGGGGGCTGGCCTGGTCCTTTTTGCCCCCTGCCAAGAAGATTGCATCATCTCATGTGGCTGTGAAGAACAACCTCTCTTTCATGCTTGAG GGCCTCGACCGAAAATTCAGTGCCATAAATGTATTGCAATCAGTCGAATCCTTTTTCTGCAGTAGTGGTGCATTGTGTAACCTGAACACATCCTCATTTACAGTTGAT gTCACTACAACAAAAGATCACTTAGATGCAGTCTTGAAGAGTGAGTCACAACATTGTGGTAGAGTTGCTAGTTGTGAAGATGTGCAAGAGGCAACTATAAGCTCAAGCTGTTTGAACCTGCCTCCCAATAACCTAAGTTTCCGTGTTTCG gTTTTTCAGCAAATCCCAGGCACACTTCTGGTGAAAGGCTCTCTAcagcagagagagagtcaAGTTTCAG GATCATTCTCATCGATATTCCAACGCTTGGAGGAAGATCTGAAACAGAAATTCTGTAGAAGGAAGTAG